A portion of the Rhinolophus sinicus isolate RSC01 linkage group LG16, ASM3656204v1, whole genome shotgun sequence genome contains these proteins:
- the KMT5A gene encoding N-lysine methyltransferase KMT5A isoform X2, with the protein MARGRKMSKPRAVEAAAAAAAVAATAPGPEMVERRGPGRPRTDGENVFTGQSKIYTYMSPNKCSGIRSPLQEENSVAHHEVKCQGKPLAGIYRKREEKRNTGNAIRSTMTPEELKIKDVRRGPLAPFPNQKSEASEPPKTPTSSCDSPNAAIAKQAVKKPVKGKQPPRKKAQGKTQQNRKLTDFYPVRRSSRKSKAELQSEERKRIDELIESGKEEGMKIDLIDGKGRGVIATKQFSRGEFVVEYHGDLIEITDAKKREALYAQDPSTGCYMYYFQYLSKTYCVDATRETNRLGRLINHSKCGNCQTKLHDIDGVPHLILIASRDIEAGEELLYDYGDRSRASIEAYPWLKH; encoded by the exons ATGGCTAGAG GCAGGAAGATGTCCAAGCCCCGCGCggtggaggcggcggcggcggcggcggcggtggcagCGACGGCCCCGGGCCCGGAGATGGTGGAGCGGAGGGGCCCGGGGAGGCCCCGCACCGACGGG GAGAACGTGTTTACCGGGCAATCAAAGATCTATACCTACATGAGCCCGAACAAATGCTCTGGAATACGTTCCCCCCTTCAGGAAGAGAACTCAGTTGCACATCACGAAGTCAAATGCCAGGGGAAGCCATTAGCCGGAATCTACAGGAAACGGGAAG agaaaagaaacactgGGAATGCAATACGAAGCACCATGACGCCTGAGGAACTGAAGATCAAAGACGTCAGGAGAGGCCCCCTGGCACCTTTTCCAAACCAAAAATCTGAAGCCTCAGAACCTCCAAAAACTCCGACCTCGTCTTGTGATTCTCCCAATGCAGCCATTGCCAAGCAGGCCGTGAAAAAGCCCGTCAAGGGCAAACAGCCCCCTCGGAAAAA agcTCAAGGAAAAACGCAACAGAATCGCAAACTCACCGATTTCTACCCTGTGCGAAGGAGTTCCAGGAAGAGCAAAGCTGAACTGCAG tctgaagaaaggaaaagaatagacGAATTGATCGAGAGCGGGAAGGAAGAAGGCATGAAG ATTGACCTCATCGATGGCAAGGGCAGGGGCGTGATCGCCACTAAGCAGTTCTCGCGGGGCGAGTTTGTGGTGGAATACCACGGAGACCTCATTGAGATCACGGACGCCAAGAAGCGGGAGGCTCTGTATGCACAAGACCCCTCCACCGGCTGCTACATGTACTATTTTCAGTACCTGAGCAAAACCTACTG cgtgGATGCAACGAGAGAGACAAATCGCCTGGGAAGACTCATCAATCACAGTAAATGTGGGAACTGCCAAACCAAACTGCACGACATCGACGGCGTGCCGCACCTCATCCTCATCGCCTCCCGCGACATCGAGGCCGGGGAGGAGCTCCTGTACGACTATGGGGACCGAAGCAGGGCTTCCATCGAGGCCTACCCCTGGCTGAAGCATTAA
- the KMT5A gene encoding N-lysine methyltransferase KMT5A isoform X1 has product MGEGGAVGRRRPFPGAPRRRWWRRQQQQQRQRQRWWPGRGGGGEGAGRAAMGLAGLQENVFTGQSKIYTYMSPNKCSGIRSPLQEENSVAHHEVKCQGKPLAGIYRKREEKRNTGNAIRSTMTPEELKIKDVRRGPLAPFPNQKSEASEPPKTPTSSCDSPNAAIAKQAVKKPVKGKQPPRKKAQGKTQQNRKLTDFYPVRRSSRKSKAELQSEERKRIDELIESGKEEGMKIDLIDGKGRGVIATKQFSRGEFVVEYHGDLIEITDAKKREALYAQDPSTGCYMYYFQYLSKTYCVDATRETNRLGRLINHSKCGNCQTKLHDIDGVPHLILIASRDIEAGEELLYDYGDRSRASIEAYPWLKH; this is encoded by the exons ATGGGGGAAGGGGGCGCCGTGGGGCGCCGCCGGCCCTTCCCCGGGGCGCCGCGGCGGCGCTggtggcggcggcagcagcagcagcagcggcagcggcaGAGGTGGTGGCcgggccgcggcggcggcggcgagggcgCGGGGCGCGCCGCCATGGGCCTGGCGGGGCTGCAG GAGAACGTGTTTACCGGGCAATCAAAGATCTATACCTACATGAGCCCGAACAAATGCTCTGGAATACGTTCCCCCCTTCAGGAAGAGAACTCAGTTGCACATCACGAAGTCAAATGCCAGGGGAAGCCATTAGCCGGAATCTACAGGAAACGGGAAG agaaaagaaacactgGGAATGCAATACGAAGCACCATGACGCCTGAGGAACTGAAGATCAAAGACGTCAGGAGAGGCCCCCTGGCACCTTTTCCAAACCAAAAATCTGAAGCCTCAGAACCTCCAAAAACTCCGACCTCGTCTTGTGATTCTCCCAATGCAGCCATTGCCAAGCAGGCCGTGAAAAAGCCCGTCAAGGGCAAACAGCCCCCTCGGAAAAA agcTCAAGGAAAAACGCAACAGAATCGCAAACTCACCGATTTCTACCCTGTGCGAAGGAGTTCCAGGAAGAGCAAAGCTGAACTGCAG tctgaagaaaggaaaagaatagacGAATTGATCGAGAGCGGGAAGGAAGAAGGCATGAAG ATTGACCTCATCGATGGCAAGGGCAGGGGCGTGATCGCCACTAAGCAGTTCTCGCGGGGCGAGTTTGTGGTGGAATACCACGGAGACCTCATTGAGATCACGGACGCCAAGAAGCGGGAGGCTCTGTATGCACAAGACCCCTCCACCGGCTGCTACATGTACTATTTTCAGTACCTGAGCAAAACCTACTG cgtgGATGCAACGAGAGAGACAAATCGCCTGGGAAGACTCATCAATCACAGTAAATGTGGGAACTGCCAAACCAAACTGCACGACATCGACGGCGTGCCGCACCTCATCCTCATCGCCTCCCGCGACATCGAGGCCGGGGAGGAGCTCCTGTACGACTATGGGGACCGAAGCAGGGCTTCCATCGAGGCCTACCCCTGGCTGAAGCATTAA
- the KMT5A gene encoding N-lysine methyltransferase KMT5A isoform X3, with translation MSKPRAVEAAAAAAAVAATAPGPEMVERRGPGRPRTDGENVFTGQSKIYTYMSPNKCSGIRSPLQEENSVAHHEVKCQGKPLAGIYRKREEKRNTGNAIRSTMTPEELKIKDVRRGPLAPFPNQKSEASEPPKTPTSSCDSPNAAIAKQAVKKPVKGKQPPRKKAQGKTQQNRKLTDFYPVRRSSRKSKAELQSEERKRIDELIESGKEEGMKIDLIDGKGRGVIATKQFSRGEFVVEYHGDLIEITDAKKREALYAQDPSTGCYMYYFQYLSKTYCVDATRETNRLGRLINHSKCGNCQTKLHDIDGVPHLILIASRDIEAGEELLYDYGDRSRASIEAYPWLKH, from the exons ATGTCCAAGCCCCGCGCggtggaggcggcggcggcggcggcggcggtggcagCGACGGCCCCGGGCCCGGAGATGGTGGAGCGGAGGGGCCCGGGGAGGCCCCGCACCGACGGG GAGAACGTGTTTACCGGGCAATCAAAGATCTATACCTACATGAGCCCGAACAAATGCTCTGGAATACGTTCCCCCCTTCAGGAAGAGAACTCAGTTGCACATCACGAAGTCAAATGCCAGGGGAAGCCATTAGCCGGAATCTACAGGAAACGGGAAG agaaaagaaacactgGGAATGCAATACGAAGCACCATGACGCCTGAGGAACTGAAGATCAAAGACGTCAGGAGAGGCCCCCTGGCACCTTTTCCAAACCAAAAATCTGAAGCCTCAGAACCTCCAAAAACTCCGACCTCGTCTTGTGATTCTCCCAATGCAGCCATTGCCAAGCAGGCCGTGAAAAAGCCCGTCAAGGGCAAACAGCCCCCTCGGAAAAA agcTCAAGGAAAAACGCAACAGAATCGCAAACTCACCGATTTCTACCCTGTGCGAAGGAGTTCCAGGAAGAGCAAAGCTGAACTGCAG tctgaagaaaggaaaagaatagacGAATTGATCGAGAGCGGGAAGGAAGAAGGCATGAAG ATTGACCTCATCGATGGCAAGGGCAGGGGCGTGATCGCCACTAAGCAGTTCTCGCGGGGCGAGTTTGTGGTGGAATACCACGGAGACCTCATTGAGATCACGGACGCCAAGAAGCGGGAGGCTCTGTATGCACAAGACCCCTCCACCGGCTGCTACATGTACTATTTTCAGTACCTGAGCAAAACCTACTG cgtgGATGCAACGAGAGAGACAAATCGCCTGGGAAGACTCATCAATCACAGTAAATGTGGGAACTGCCAAACCAAACTGCACGACATCGACGGCGTGCCGCACCTCATCCTCATCGCCTCCCGCGACATCGAGGCCGGGGAGGAGCTCCTGTACGACTATGGGGACCGAAGCAGGGCTTCCATCGAGGCCTACCCCTGGCTGAAGCATTAA